The DNA region TGATGCCGGAGATTGCAAGAAGTCCACTATGTTTGTTCAACATGGAGTTTACTTCGCTCACGCTCAGTTCTTCTTTGTTCATCACATAAGGAACAATTGCCGGATCAAGGTCCCCACTACGTGTACCCATCATCAGTCCTTCGAGTGGAGTCATCCCCATGGAAGTATCTACGGAAACGCCGCCCTGCACAGCAGTTACGCTACCACCATTACCGACGTGGCATGTGATGATCTTCAGATCTTCCAATGGACGATCCAGATATTCTGCTGCAGCTTTGCTTACGTAATCATGGGAAGTACCATGTGCTCCATAACGACGCACTTTATACTTTTTGTAAAGCACACGTGGAATGGCATACAAATATGCTTTTTCCGGCATCGTTTGATGGAAAGCCGTGTCAAATACCATAACTTGAGGTACACCCGGCATATTGGATTCAGCCGCACGAATACCCATCATTGCTGCAGGATTATGAAGTGGAGCCAAATCGAACAGACGGCGGATTTCTGCTTTGGAAGCATCATCAACCAACGCAGATTCCTTAAATGCTTCACCACCATGAACCACACGATGCCCAACAGCCTGAATTTCATCAACGGAATCAAGCACACCGTTTTCTTTGTCTGTCAGGATATCAATAACTTTACGAATCGCTGTTGTATGTTCCAGAATCTCGCTAACTTCTGTAACATCCTCACGACCCGTTGGTTTGTGCGTCAGAATGGAAGAATCCATTCCGATCCGCTCTACCAGACCTTTGGCCAATACGGATTCATCCAACATGTTATACAATTGATATTTGAGCGAGGAACTTCCCGCATTAATTACGAGTACTTTCACAGCCGGTCACCATCCTTGTCGTACTTGAAGAATCCTTCGCCTGTTTTGACACCCAGGTGTCCTGCCCGTACCATTTTCTTCAGGACCGTGGAAGGACGATATTTCAATTCACCGAATTCACGGAACATTCTTTCGAGTGCTGCTTCTACAGAATCCAGCCCGAAGCGGTCTGCCATCTCAAGCGGGCCATGCTGGAAGTTGTATCCGATACGCATAGCGTCATCGATATCTTCAGCAGAAGCGACGCCTTCCTGCAAAACATGAAGAGCTTCATTAATCAAAAGACAGATCAGTCTGGACGTAACAAATCCAGGGGACTCATAGATCATGACACCTTTTTTGTCTGCTACTTCTTCCACAAAACGTCTGGTCTCTTCAAAAGTGGGATCTGACGTTTTCAGTCCACGGATAATTTCTACAAGATCAACCCGGGAAACCGGGTGAATAAAGTGCATACCAATAACACGCTCTGGGTATTTGGTTGAGCTTGCAAGCTCAGTCAAACTCAGCGTGGATGTATTACTTGCAAGAATTACGTTGCTTGGGCAAACCTGATCAAGCTGACTAAATACCGCTTTTTTCGCTTCCAGATCTTCAGAAATAGTCTCAATGACCATATCGCAAGTTCCGAGTTCAGCCAAATGAGCAACTTTGGTAATACGGGAGAGAATCAATTTCTTCTCAGCCTTCGTAATGGCCCATTTCTCCAGTTGTTTATCGAGGTTCGTCTCAATCATGTTATATGCATGATCCAGCTTCTCCGTTGTGTGTTCCACCAGAAGCACATCAAGTCCTTTGGCTGCAAGCATCTGGGAAATACCTTGCCCCATCGTGCCGCCGCCGACAACTCCTATCTTTTTGAAAAACATGGTTCTGCTCCATCCTTTCGGTTCTCTATTTCTCTATTGTACCCTGTTCGCCGAAAATTACAAATTTCGACCCAACATATAATAATATCTTAGCACGACTGAAATGTAAAAAAAAATAACCGACATAAATAAATTATGCCGGTAGAAGGGCGCTGTCACGAAATTGACAACGAAATTGATCGCCAGACAACACTTCTTCCCTGAGCAGCGTGTCGAGGGAATTGTCGAAAATTGTCCGCTGTTCTTCAAGCAATCGTTTGGTCTGTTCCATCAGGTCTTGCAGAATCAATTTGTTCTCACGCATCAATTCTTCCGTCGTTACCATGTCCATGTTAACAATACCCAACGTCGTGAGCCCGGAAGCCATCATCGTCTGTACCACATTCGTTGCTTGCTCAAAGTCATTACGTGAGCCTGTGCTGCGCCCACCATAATACATTTCTTCTGCTGCCGCCCCTCCGAGCGCAATCATGATCTGTTCTTCAAGAAAGCGCTTTGTATACAGAAATTGTTCTTGCTGCGGGTTATGACGTACATATCCCAATGCCTGTCCACGTGGACTAAGCGCAACTTGACTTACACTTCCAGGACGAACCAATTCTGCCATAATGGCATGTCCCAATTCGTGAATAGCGACCCTTTTTTTCTCTTCCACACTGGATTCACGATCTGTCTTCTCACCCATCATTACTTTATCAATCGCAAGCGACAGATGGCGCTGTTCTATGTTGAGCAGTCCGTCTCTCATCGCATAAATTGCAGCTTCATTCATTACACTTTCCAGCTGAGCCCCAGAGAAACCATAGGATTCTTCAGCTGTCTTATCGAGACTGACGCCTTCCAAAAGAGGTTTATTGACTGCATGAAGCTCCAGTATGTGTTTTCTTCCTTTTTTGTCTGGCAAGTCCACCTGAATATGACGGTCAAAACGTCCCGGACGAGTCAGGGCGGTATCCAACATTTCTTTTCGGTTTGTCGCTGCAATTACGAGTATGCGTGGTGTGTCGGAAGAGTATATCCCATCCATTTCAGTCAACAACTGATTCAACGTCTGATCGTACTCACGCTGCTGCCCACCTTCACGTTTACCCCCAATGACATCAATTTCATCGATAAATATGATGGCATTTTCTTTATTTTCTTTGGCAGCCCGAGTTCTCGCATCCCGGAACAAATCCCGGATTCTGCCGGCACCCACACCGACGTACATTTCAACAAACTCACTGCCTGAGGCTGCTACAAAAACAGAGTCCGTATAATGAGCAGCTGCCTTGGCCATTAATGT from Paenibacillus sp. JNUCC-31 includes:
- a CDS encoding 3-hydroxyacyl-CoA dehydrogenase family protein; translation: MFFKKIGVVGGGTMGQGISQMLAAKGLDVLLVEHTTEKLDHAYNMIETNLDKQLEKWAITKAEKKLILSRITKVAHLAELGTCDMVIETISEDLEAKKAVFSQLDQVCPSNVILASNTSTLSLTELASSTKYPERVIGMHFIHPVSRVDLVEIIRGLKTSDPTFEETRRFVEEVADKKGVMIYESPGFVTSRLICLLINEALHVLQEGVASAEDIDDAMRIGYNFQHGPLEMADRFGLDSVEAALERMFREFGELKYRPSTVLKKMVRAGHLGVKTGEGFFKYDKDGDRL
- a CDS encoding AAA family ATPase, whose product is MPKWTKEIAIGFVPVLIIFLAFVGVNMVPILIAALLVGGLLFMMQMRGGITVGAGQERKRKKKGPTKLTFEEIGGQESAKQELREALDFLIRHEEIQKYGIRPLKGILLTGPPGTGKTLMAKAAAHYTDSVFVAASGSEFVEMYVGVGAGRIRDLFRDARTRAAKENKENAIIFIDEIDVIGGKREGGQQREYDQTLNQLLTEMDGIYSSDTPRILVIAATNRKEMLDTALTRPGRFDRHIQVDLPDKKGRKHILELHAVNKPLLEGVSLDKTAEESYGFSGAQLESVMNEAAIYAMRDGLLNIEQRHLSLAIDKVMMGEKTDRESSVEEKKRVAIHELGHAIMAELVRPGSVSQVALSPRGQALGYVRHNPQQEQFLYTKRFLEEQIMIALGGAAAEEMYYGGRSTGSRNDFEQATNVVQTMMASGLTTLGIVNMDMVTTEELMRENKLILQDLMEQTKRLLEEQRTIFDNSLDTLLREEVLSGDQFRCQFRDSALLPA
- a CDS encoding acetate/propionate family kinase — encoded protein: MKVLVINAGSSSLKYQLYNMLDESVLAKGLVERIGMDSSILTHKPTGREDVTEVSEILEHTTAIRKVIDILTDKENGVLDSVDEIQAVGHRVVHGGEAFKESALVDDASKAEIRRLFDLAPLHNPAAMMGIRAAESNMPGVPQVMVFDTAFHQTMPEKAYLYAIPRVLYKKYKVRRYGAHGTSHDYVSKAAAEYLDRPLEDLKIITCHVGNGGSVTAVQGGVSVDTSMGMTPLEGLMMGTRSGDLDPAIVPYVMNKEELSVSEVNSMLNKHSGLLAISGISSDMREITEGMEAGDANSTLAFEMYEYRLRKYIGSYAAAMNGVDVIVFTAGVGENSVVLRQKVCEQLTYLGVELDEALNAIRSGEPRRITTTNSKVDVLVVPTNEELVIARDTHRIVLNSQ